The following are encoded in a window of Sphaerisporangium siamense genomic DNA:
- a CDS encoding non-ribosomal peptide synthetase: protein MFSSLFPGHVPRTPEQEILCGLFAEVLDVPRVGVDDDFFALGGDSRLAVRLIGRIRAVFGARARARVLFRGPSVAGVARALADEGPGVRGPVPVVLPRPARVPLSSGQRRLCFLAQAEGPSPRHTMPVALCLRGEVDAAALEAALGDVVARHEPLRTVYPQLDGLPYQKVLDTARPRLRRMAVRAATLEGTLAEAARELVDIAAGPPLRVWLFTVEDAPEPEHVLLVLLHRFAADDWSVRPLLRDLALAYRARGDGAAPEFTPLPATYADYSLWQHETLDDEDAPEVAARLAFWRRALDGLPARPVLPADRPRPAVPSHRGATVEFTVGEELHRRLVALSRGTATTVSMVLQAALATVLTRCGAGEDIPIGTPVPGRSGLDDLVGSFLNPIVVRADTSGDPAFRTLLDRVRAAGLAAHAHQDVPFDRVVRELAPERSLAWNPLFQVALTFTPHGGDPPFPGAAFQDVPRLVASFDLGLHLREAGGDGRPRGLAGVAEYATDLFDRETVARLIACLLLVLEQVTARPELRLGEVELLTPGERRRVLADGNAGDTTGDDQAPDPWETVPELFAEQVWRAPRAVALEYGDETMSYAELDARAARLARRLAELEVGPEVTVAVLMERSPELVVSLLAVLKAGGAYVPLDRRDPPSRLSAIVAETRAKVLLLDEASRTVRFDHPAWVIVVGAEPAPAAARDEAPRPAIPPGGLAYVTYTSGTDAGPKGVAVTHAGVTALARDPAFAGPAYERVLVHAAQAFDASAYEIWIPLLNGGRCVIAPSGEPEAVAVARTLAGHGAVAAARTLTGRGAGAAFMTTSLFTRLAADAPEALGALREVWVCGDALPAPLVRRLRDRYPGTRVVNAYGSPETASFATRHPLPDDGPVPGLVPIGRPLASVRAYVLDASLRLVPPGVVGELYIAGPRVARGYSVHPAAGAERFLADPYGAPGERMVRTGERARWNAHGELELAGRIDAQVKIDGLRVEPREVQAAVEAAPSVGRAAVVVREDRPGEKRLIAYVEPPELGALGTGDGEGPSRVSRANGRTPGGHRPDDRDWDRNKDQDRDRDRDRAWSQDQDRDRDRGQDRDRDRDEANGWDRAGSNGVNRYESNGRDRHESNGHDRRGYNGRGNGAGVPHRVTVPYTVRGVRVLNGGSGVDVEAVRAHVGALLPAYMIPSHFVVVDTLPVAANGRVDRAALPVPGPAPAGAPRTSREEVVCELFAEVLDVPRVAPADDFFALGGDSMLAMRLVARAAAVLGPGVTIRALFRARTPARLIAALDEDGERG from the coding sequence GTGTTCTCGTCGCTCTTCCCCGGCCACGTGCCCCGCACCCCTGAGCAGGAGATCCTCTGCGGTCTTTTCGCCGAGGTCCTGGACGTGCCGAGGGTAGGCGTCGATGACGACTTCTTCGCGCTGGGCGGCGACTCGCGGCTGGCGGTCCGGCTGATCGGCCGCATCCGGGCGGTGTTCGGCGCCCGCGCCCGCGCCCGCGTCCTGTTCCGCGGCCCCAGCGTGGCGGGTGTCGCGCGGGCGCTGGCCGACGAGGGTCCCGGCGTGCGCGGGCCCGTTCCGGTCGTCCTGCCCCGCCCGGCGCGCGTGCCGTTGTCGTCCGGCCAGCGGCGGCTGTGCTTCCTGGCCCAGGCCGAGGGGCCGAGCCCGCGGCACACCATGCCGGTGGCGCTGTGCCTGCGCGGCGAGGTCGACGCGGCGGCGCTGGAGGCGGCGCTCGGCGACGTGGTGGCCAGGCACGAGCCGCTGCGCACGGTGTACCCCCAGCTCGACGGCCTCCCGTACCAGAAGGTGCTCGACACGGCGCGCCCCCGCCTCCGCCGGATGGCCGTACGCGCCGCCACCCTGGAGGGCACGCTCGCCGAGGCGGCCCGGGAGCTCGTCGACATCGCCGCCGGCCCGCCGCTGCGGGTGTGGCTGTTCACCGTCGAGGACGCCCCCGAGCCCGAGCACGTCCTGCTGGTGCTGCTGCACCGCTTCGCGGCCGACGACTGGTCGGTGCGCCCGCTGCTGCGCGACCTCGCGCTGGCGTACCGGGCGCGCGGCGACGGCGCGGCCCCGGAGTTCACGCCCCTGCCCGCGACGTACGCCGACTACAGCCTGTGGCAGCACGAGACGCTCGACGACGAGGACGCCCCCGAGGTCGCGGCGCGGCTGGCGTTCTGGCGGCGCGCCCTGGACGGCCTCCCGGCGCGTCCCGTGCTTCCGGCCGACCGCCCCCGCCCCGCCGTCCCCTCCCACCGCGGCGCCACGGTCGAGTTCACCGTGGGGGAGGAGCTGCACCGCCGCCTGGTCGCGCTGTCCCGCGGGACGGCGACCACCGTGTCCATGGTGCTGCAGGCGGCGCTCGCCACCGTCCTGACCCGCTGCGGCGCGGGAGAGGACATCCCGATCGGCACGCCGGTCCCCGGACGCTCGGGCTTGGACGACCTGGTCGGCTCCTTCCTCAACCCGATCGTGGTGCGCGCCGACACCTCGGGCGACCCGGCCTTCCGCACGCTGCTGGACCGGGTCCGCGCCGCGGGGCTCGCCGCCCACGCCCACCAGGACGTCCCCTTCGACCGGGTGGTCCGCGAGCTGGCCCCCGAGCGGTCCCTCGCCTGGAACCCGCTGTTCCAGGTGGCGCTGACCTTCACCCCGCACGGCGGCGACCCGCCCTTTCCCGGCGCGGCCTTCCAGGACGTGCCCCGGCTCGTCGCGTCGTTCGACCTGGGCCTTCACCTGCGCGAGGCCGGTGGCGACGGCCGGCCGCGCGGTCTCGCCGGGGTCGCCGAGTACGCCACCGACCTGTTCGACCGCGAGACCGTGGCCCGCCTGATCGCGTGCCTGCTGCTGGTGCTGGAGCAGGTCACCGCGCGCCCGGAGCTGCGGCTCGGCGAGGTGGAGCTGCTCACACCCGGCGAGCGCCGCCGCGTCCTGGCCGACGGCAACGCCGGCGACACCACCGGCGACGACCAGGCCCCGGACCCGTGGGAGACCGTGCCGGAGCTGTTCGCGGAGCAGGTGTGGCGCGCGCCCCGCGCCGTCGCCCTGGAGTACGGGGACGAGACCATGAGCTACGCCGAGCTCGACGCGCGGGCGGCCAGGCTGGCGCGCCGGCTCGCCGAGCTGGAGGTGGGCCCGGAGGTCACCGTCGCGGTCCTGATGGAACGCTCGCCCGAACTGGTCGTGTCCCTGCTGGCCGTGCTGAAGGCCGGCGGCGCCTACGTGCCGCTGGACCGCCGCGACCCGCCGTCCCGGCTGAGCGCGATCGTCGCCGAGACCCGGGCCAAGGTGCTGCTGCTGGACGAGGCGTCGCGCACGGTGCGGTTCGACCACCCGGCGTGGGTGATCGTCGTCGGCGCCGAGCCCGCGCCCGCCGCCGCGCGCGACGAGGCGCCGCGGCCGGCCATCCCTCCGGGCGGCCTCGCCTACGTCACCTACACCTCCGGGACGGACGCGGGGCCGAAGGGCGTGGCGGTCACGCACGCCGGGGTGACGGCCCTGGCCCGCGACCCCGCGTTCGCAGGTCCGGCGTACGAACGGGTGCTCGTGCACGCGGCGCAGGCGTTCGACGCCTCCGCGTACGAGATCTGGATCCCGCTGCTGAACGGCGGCCGGTGTGTGATCGCGCCGTCCGGCGAGCCTGAGGCCGTCGCGGTGGCCCGCACACTCGCGGGGCACGGAGCCGTCGCGGCGGCTCGCACGCTCACCGGGCGCGGGGCCGGGGCGGCGTTCATGACGACCTCGCTGTTCACGCGGCTGGCCGCCGACGCCCCCGAGGCGCTCGGCGCCCTGCGCGAGGTCTGGGTGTGCGGCGACGCCCTGCCCGCGCCGCTCGTGCGCCGCCTGCGGGACCGGTATCCGGGCACCCGCGTGGTCAACGCCTACGGGTCGCCCGAGACGGCGTCGTTCGCCACGCGTCACCCCCTGCCGGACGACGGCCCGGTGCCCGGCCTGGTCCCGATCGGCCGTCCCCTGGCGTCCGTGCGGGCCTACGTGCTGGACGCCTCGCTCAGGCTCGTCCCGCCGGGCGTGGTCGGCGAGCTGTACATCGCGGGGCCGCGCGTGGCGCGCGGGTACTCCGTCCACCCGGCGGCCGGCGCAGAACGCTTCCTGGCCGACCCCTACGGCGCGCCGGGGGAGCGCATGGTCAGGACGGGCGAGCGGGCCCGCTGGAACGCCCACGGGGAGCTGGAGCTCGCCGGACGGATCGACGCCCAGGTGAAGATCGACGGCCTGCGCGTCGAGCCGCGGGAGGTCCAGGCGGCGGTGGAGGCGGCCCCGTCGGTGGGCCGGGCCGCGGTCGTCGTCCGGGAGGACAGGCCGGGCGAGAAGCGGCTGATCGCCTACGTGGAGCCACCCGAACTCGGCGCACTCGGCACGGGCGACGGGGAGGGACCCTCCCGCGTGTCCCGGGCCAACGGCCGCACACCCGGCGGCCACCGCCCCGACGACCGGGATTGGGATAGGAACAAAGACCAGGACAGGGACCGGGACCGGGACAGGGCCTGGAGCCAGGACCAGGACAGGGACAGGGATAGGGGGCAGGACCGGGACCGGGACCGGGACGAGGCCAATGGCTGGGACCGGGCTGGGTCCAACGGTGTGAACCGGTACGAATCCAATGGCCGTGACCGGCACGAGTCCAACGGTCATGACCGGCGCGGGTATAACGGCCGGGGCAACGGCGCGGGCGTACCTCACCGCGTCACGGTCCCGTACACCGTGCGCGGCGTGCGGGTGCTCAACGGCGGGTCCGGCGTGGACGTGGAGGCGGTGCGCGCGCACGTCGGCGCGCTCCTGCCCGCGTACATGATCCCGAGCCACTTCGTGGTGGTGGACACGCTGCCGGTGGCCGCGAACGGCCGGGTGGACCGCGCCGCGCTACCCGTCCCCGGCCCCGCGCCCGCCGGCGCGCCCCGCACCTCGCGCGAGGAGGTCGTGTGCGAGCTGTTCGCCGAGGTGCTGGACGTGCCGCGTGTCGCCCCCGCCGACGACTTCTTCGCCCTCGGCGGCGACTCGATGCTCGCCATGCGCCTGGTCGCACGAGCGGCGGCCGTACTCGGCCCCGGCGTCACGATCCGCGCACTGTTCCGGGCCCGCACCCCCGCCCGGCTCATTGCAGCGCTGGACGAGGACGGTGAACGCGGCTGA
- a CDS encoding AraC family transcriptional regulator, producing the protein MDALARLLDGPRARGAFFLRSIFTPPWSLRVRDGAPLTLVAMVRGEAWLVPETGDPVLLRPGDTAVVRGPEPYTMADDPDTPPKIVIHPGQRCATPDGRPLDGVMDLGVRTWGDSPDGPVMMLTCTYQMRGEISGRLLAALPVLVVLAGDAWDSPLIPLLAGEMVKDEPGQEAVLDRLLDLLLIAVLRAWFARADGGAPAWYRAYGDPVVGTALRLVHNAPEHPWTVAELASRSGVSRAALARRFAELVGEPPMAYLTGWRLDLAADLLRETDATIEAVARQVGYGSAFALSAAFKRVRGVSPRDHRAAAPRGV; encoded by the coding sequence ATGGACGCGCTCGCGAGGCTGCTGGACGGGCCGAGGGCCAGGGGAGCCTTCTTCCTGCGCTCGATCTTCACGCCGCCGTGGTCGCTCCGCGTCCGGGACGGCGCGCCGCTGACGCTGGTGGCCATGGTGCGCGGCGAGGCGTGGCTGGTCCCCGAGACCGGCGATCCGGTGCTGCTGCGGCCGGGGGACACCGCCGTGGTCCGCGGCCCGGAGCCGTACACGATGGCGGACGACCCGGACACGCCGCCGAAGATCGTCATCCATCCGGGGCAGCGCTGCGCGACCCCGGACGGCCGGCCCCTGGACGGCGTCATGGACCTCGGCGTCCGCACCTGGGGCGACAGCCCCGACGGGCCGGTCATGATGCTCACCTGCACCTACCAGATGCGCGGCGAGATCAGCGGGCGCCTGCTGGCCGCGCTGCCCGTGCTGGTGGTCCTGGCGGGCGACGCCTGGGACAGCCCTCTCATCCCGCTGCTGGCCGGCGAGATGGTCAAGGACGAGCCGGGCCAGGAGGCCGTGCTGGACCGCCTGCTCGACCTGCTGCTCATCGCCGTGCTGCGCGCCTGGTTCGCCCGCGCGGACGGCGGCGCCCCCGCCTGGTACCGGGCGTACGGCGACCCGGTGGTCGGCACGGCGCTGCGTCTCGTCCACAACGCCCCTGAGCATCCCTGGACGGTCGCCGAGCTGGCGTCCCGGTCCGGGGTCTCGCGCGCGGCCCTCGCCCGGCGGTTCGCCGAGCTCGTCGGCGAGCCGCCCATGGCGTACCTGACGGGCTGGCGGCTGGACCTGGCCGCCGACCTGCTGCGCGAGACGGACGCGACCATCGAGGCCGTGGCCCGGCAGGTCGGGTACGGCAGCGCGTTCGCCCTCAGCGCCGCGTTCAAGCGCGTACGCGGCGTGAGCCCCCGTGACCACAGGGCCGCGGCGCCGCGCGGCGTGTGA
- a CDS encoding anthrone oxygenase family protein, which translates to MEAFRQAALVAATVATGLVAGLFYAYACSVMPALRRTDDRTFILVMRRINVAILNGWFAAGFAGAPLLTAAALVLHLGEEHRGTLPWIVAALLVYGVMLAVTFGVNIPLNNELEAAGEPDGIADPAAVRARFESRWVRWNVVRALTSTAALGLLAWALIMHGPAGAS; encoded by the coding sequence GTGGAAGCGTTCCGGCAGGCGGCGCTGGTCGCGGCGACGGTCGCCACGGGGCTGGTGGCGGGGCTCTTCTACGCCTACGCCTGCTCGGTCATGCCCGCGCTGAGACGGACCGACGATCGCACGTTCATCCTGGTGATGCGGCGGATCAACGTCGCCATCCTGAACGGCTGGTTCGCGGCGGGCTTCGCCGGGGCGCCGCTGCTGACGGCGGCGGCCCTCGTGCTGCACCTGGGCGAGGAACACCGCGGCACGCTGCCGTGGATCGTGGCGGCGCTTCTCGTGTACGGCGTGATGCTGGCCGTCACGTTCGGCGTCAACATCCCGCTCAACAACGAACTGGAGGCGGCCGGGGAACCGGACGGGATCGCCGACCCCGCCGCGGTCCGCGCTCGGTTCGAGTCCCGGTGGGTGCGCTGGAACGTCGTGCGCGCGCTGACCTCCACCGCCGCGCTCGGCCTGCTGGCCTGGGCACTGATCATGCACGGGCCGGCCGGGGCCTCGTAA
- the metH gene encoding methionine synthase: MTQRVLVADGAMGTMLQAYDPSLDDFDGHEGCNEVLNVTRPDIVRGVHEAYFAVGVDCVETNTFGANLAALGEYGIADRVFELSRAGAALAREVADGFSTAVRPRFVLGSMGPGTKLPTLGHVAFGALRDAYEANAAGLIAGGADALIVETCQDLLQVKAAVVGARRAVAAAGRDVPVIAQVTIETNGAMLLGSEIGAALSAIEPLGVDVLGLNCATGPAEMSEHLRYLARHARLPLSCMPNAGLPELTADGARYPLSPQELAAAHVQFTSEYGLGLVGGCCGTTPEHLARVVEAVAGRQPVERQPRVEPGAASLYQHVPFRQDTSYLAIGERTNANGSKAFREAMLAENWEECVDIARGQVRDGAHMLDLCVDYVGRDGVADMRELAFRFATASTLPIVLDSTEPAVLRAGLEMLGGRAIINSVNYEDGDGPDSRFTKIMHLVKEHGAAVVALTIDEEGQARTADWKVRVASRLIEDLTGNWGMRVEDIIIDSLTFPIATGQEETRRDGIETIEAIREIKRLYPQVQTTLGLSNISFGLNPAARIVLNSVFLNECVNAGLDSAIVHASKIVPMARIPDEQRQVALDMVYDRRREGYDPLARFMQLFEGVDAAAVRADRAAELAAMPLTERLKARIVDGERKGLEADLEEALVTRPALEIINEVLLEGMKTVGELFGSGQMQLPFVLQSAEVMKAAVAYLEPHMDRVEGRSKGRIVLATVKGDVHDIGKNLVDIILSNNGYEVINLGIKQPVSAILEAAVEKDADVIGMSGLLVKSTVIMKENLQEMNSRGISTRFPVLLGGAALTRAFVEQDLADTFQGEVRYARDAFEGLRLMDAFMAVKHGTPGAALPPLRERRVKTGATLTRTPEQALPARSDVAADNPLPVAPFSGDRLVKGIALADYAAFLDERATFMGQWGLKPARGGTGTGGSGPSYEELVEVEGRPRLRMWLERLQTENLLQAAVVYGYFPCVSAGEDLIILDEAGRERTRFSFPRQRRDRHLCLSDFFRPAGSGEVDVVAFQVVTMGERISQATAELFAKDAYRDYLELHGLSVQLTEALAEYWHARVRAELGIGGGETLEDMLKVNFTGCRYSFGYPACPNLEDQRQLFQLLDPQRIGVSLSEEFQLHPEQATSAMIVHHPEAKYFNV; encoded by the coding sequence ATGACCCAGCGCGTCCTGGTGGCCGATGGTGCGATGGGCACCATGTTGCAGGCCTATGACCCCTCGCTGGATGACTTCGATGGTCATGAGGGGTGTAACGAGGTGTTGAACGTCACGCGTCCGGACATCGTGCGTGGGGTGCATGAGGCCTACTTCGCGGTGGGTGTGGATTGTGTGGAGACCAATACCTTCGGGGCGAATCTGGCGGCGCTGGGGGAGTACGGGATCGCTGATCGGGTGTTCGAGTTGTCGCGGGCGGGGGCGGCGCTGGCGCGGGAGGTGGCGGATGGGTTCTCCACCGCTGTGCGGCCGCGGTTCGTTTTGGGGTCGATGGGGCCGGGGACGAAGCTGCCGACGTTGGGGCATGTGGCGTTCGGGGCGTTGCGGGATGCGTATGAGGCGAACGCGGCGGGGTTGATCGCGGGTGGGGCTGATGCGTTGATCGTGGAGACGTGTCAGGATTTGTTGCAGGTCAAGGCGGCGGTGGTGGGGGCGCGTCGGGCGGTTGCGGCGGCGGGGCGTGATGTGCCGGTGATCGCGCAGGTGACGATCGAGACCAACGGGGCGATGCTTTTGGGGTCGGAGATCGGGGCGGCGCTGTCGGCGATCGAGCCGCTGGGTGTGGATGTGCTGGGGTTGAACTGCGCGACCGGTCCGGCCGAGATGAGCGAGCATCTGCGCTATCTGGCCCGTCATGCCCGGCTGCCGTTGTCGTGCATGCCCAATGCGGGGTTGCCGGAGCTGACCGCCGACGGGGCGCGGTATCCGCTGTCGCCGCAGGAGTTGGCGGCGGCGCATGTGCAGTTCACCAGCGAGTACGGCCTGGGATTGGTCGGCGGCTGCTGCGGCACCACCCCCGAACACCTGGCACGCGTCGTCGAAGCGGTGGCGGGCCGGCAGCCGGTGGAACGGCAGCCCCGCGTCGAGCCGGGCGCGGCGTCGTTGTACCAGCACGTGCCGTTCCGCCAGGACACCTCGTATCTGGCGATCGGGGAGCGCACCAACGCCAACGGCTCCAAGGCCTTCCGCGAGGCGATGCTCGCCGAAAACTGGGAGGAATGTGTCGACATAGCGCGAGGCCAGGTGCGTGACGGGGCGCACATGCTGGACTTGTGTGTGGATTATGTCGGCCGGGATGGGGTGGCCGACATGCGGGAGCTGGCGTTCCGGTTCGCTACCGCCTCCACGTTGCCGATCGTGCTGGACTCCACTGAGCCTGCGGTGTTGCGGGCCGGGTTGGAGATGCTGGGCGGGCGGGCGATCATCAACTCGGTGAACTACGAGGACGGCGACGGCCCGGATTCCCGGTTCACCAAGATCATGCACTTGGTCAAGGAGCACGGCGCGGCCGTGGTGGCTTTGACCATCGATGAGGAGGGGCAGGCGCGCACCGCCGACTGGAAGGTGCGGGTGGCCTCCCGCCTCATCGAGGACCTGACCGGTAATTGGGGTATGCGGGTCGAGGACATCATCATCGATTCCCTCACCTTCCCGATCGCCACCGGTCAGGAGGAGACCCGCCGGGACGGCATCGAGACCATCGAGGCGATCCGCGAGATCAAGCGCCTTTACCCTCAGGTGCAGACCACCCTCGGCCTGTCGAACATCTCGTTCGGATTGAATCCGGCGGCACGGATCGTGTTGAACTCGGTGTTCCTCAACGAGTGTGTCAACGCGGGGCTGGACTCGGCGATCGTGCACGCCTCCAAGATCGTGCCGATGGCGCGTATCCCCGATGAGCAGCGCCAGGTGGCGTTGGACATGGTGTATGACCGGCGGCGTGAGGGTTATGACCCGCTGGCCCGGTTCATGCAGTTGTTCGAGGGAGTCGACGCGGCGGCGGTGCGCGCCGACCGGGCGGCGGAGCTGGCGGCGATGCCGCTGACCGAGCGGCTCAAGGCCCGCATCGTGGACGGGGAGCGCAAGGGCCTGGAAGCGGACCTGGAGGAGGCGCTGGTCACCCGGCCCGCTCTGGAGATCATCAATGAGGTGTTGCTGGAGGGCATGAAGACGGTCGGGGAGCTGTTCGGCTCGGGCCAGATGCAGTTGCCGTTCGTGTTGCAGTCGGCCGAGGTGATGAAGGCGGCGGTGGCGTATCTGGAGCCGCACATGGACCGGGTGGAGGGCCGGTCCAAGGGCCGGATCGTGCTGGCCACCGTCAAGGGCGATGTGCACGACATCGGTAAGAACCTGGTGGACATCATCTTGTCCAACAACGGCTATGAGGTCATCAACCTGGGCATCAAGCAGCCGGTGTCGGCCATCTTGGAGGCCGCGGTGGAAAAGGACGCCGACGTGATCGGCATGTCCGGCCTGCTGGTCAAATCCACCGTCATCATGAAGGAGAACCTGCAGGAGATGAACTCCCGCGGCATCTCCACCCGCTTCCCCGTCCTGCTCGGCGGCGCCGCTTTGACCCGGGCGTTCGTGGAACAGGACCTGGCCGACACCTTCCAGGGCGAGGTCCGCTACGCCCGCGACGCCTTTGAGGGGCTGCGGCTGATGGACGCCTTCATGGCCGTCAAACACGGCACCCCCGGCGCCGCCCTGCCGCCGCTTCGGGAACGCCGCGTCAAGACCGGCGCCACCTTGACCCGCACTCCTGAGCAGGCCCTGCCCGCCCGCTCTGATGTGGCCGCCGACAACCCGCTGCCGGTCGCGCCGTTCTCCGGGGACCGGCTGGTGAAGGGGATCGCGCTGGCCGACTACGCCGCGTTCCTGGACGAGCGGGCCACGTTCATGGGCCAGTGGGGCCTCAAACCCGCCCGCGGCGGCACCGGCACGGGCGGTTCGGGGCCCTCGTATGAGGAGCTGGTCGAGGTTGAGGGGCGGCCCAGGTTGCGGATGTGGCTGGAGCGGTTGCAGACCGAGAACCTGCTGCAGGCCGCGGTGGTGTACGGGTACTTCCCGTGCGTGTCGGCCGGCGAGGACCTGATCATCCTGGACGAGGCGGGGCGGGAGCGGACCCGGTTCTCCTTCCCGCGTCAGCGCCGGGACCGGCATCTGTGCCTGTCGGACTTCTTCCGCCCGGCCGGCTCCGGTGAGGTGGACGTGGTGGCCTTCCAGGTGGTCACCATGGGCGAGCGGATCTCCCAGGCCACCGCCGAGCTGTTCGCCAAGGACGCCTACCGCGACTACCTGGAACTGCACGGGTTGTCGGTGCAGCTGACCGAGGCGCTGGCCGAGTACTGGCACGCCCGGGTCCGCGCCGAGCTGGGCATCGGCGGCGGGGAGACGCTGGAGGACATGCTGAAGGTCAACTTCACCGGCTGCCGGTACTCGTTCGGCTATCCGGCGTGCCCGAACCTGGAGGACCAGCGGCAGTTGTTCCAGCTGCTGGACCCGCAGCGGATCGGGGTGTCGCTGTCGGAGGAGTTCCAGCTGCACCCCGAACAGGCGACCTCCGCGATGATCGTTCACCACCCCGAAGCCAAATACTTCAACGTCTGA
- the metK gene encoding methionine adenosyltransferase, which produces MSRRLFTSESVTEGHPDKIADQISDAVLDAMLKGDAKSRVAVETLITTGQVHVAGEVTTGTYVDIPGLIREKILEIGYDASHKGFDGASCGVSVSIGAQSPDIAQGVDDAYEVREGEGSDDLDRQGAGDQGLMFGYACRETPELMPLPITLAHRMARRLSEVRKNGTVPYLRPDGKTQVTIEYDGDRPVRLDTVVVSTQHAPGVDLADLLTPDIREHVVAPVLADLDIDVEGYRLLVNPTGRFEIGGPMGDAGLTGRKIIVDTYGGMARHGGGAFSGKDPSKVDRSAAYAMRWVAKNVVAAGLADRVEVQVAYAIGKAQPVGVFVETFGTEKVEVPRIQEAISRVFDLRPAAIIRDLDLLRPIYSQTAAYGHFGRDDFPWESTDRADALRRAV; this is translated from the coding sequence ATGTCCCGCCGTCTTTTCACTTCCGAGTCGGTCACAGAAGGCCACCCGGACAAGATCGCCGACCAGATCAGCGACGCCGTTCTCGACGCCATGCTCAAGGGCGACGCCAAGAGCCGGGTCGCCGTCGAGACCCTCATCACCACCGGCCAGGTCCACGTCGCCGGTGAGGTCACCACCGGAACCTACGTCGACATCCCCGGCCTGATCCGGGAGAAGATCCTGGAGATCGGGTACGACGCGTCGCACAAGGGCTTCGACGGTGCCTCGTGTGGTGTGTCGGTGTCGATCGGGGCGCAGTCGCCCGACATCGCCCAGGGCGTGGACGACGCCTATGAGGTCCGTGAGGGTGAGGGCTCCGATGATCTGGACCGTCAGGGGGCCGGCGACCAGGGGTTGATGTTCGGGTACGCCTGCCGGGAGACGCCGGAGCTGATGCCGTTGCCGATCACGCTGGCGCATCGGATGGCGCGCCGGTTGTCGGAGGTGCGTAAGAACGGCACGGTGCCGTATCTGCGTCCGGACGGCAAGACGCAGGTGACGATCGAGTACGACGGCGACCGGCCGGTGCGGCTGGACACGGTGGTCGTCTCCACCCAGCACGCCCCCGGCGTGGACCTCGCCGACCTCCTCACCCCGGACATCAGGGAGCACGTCGTCGCCCCCGTCCTCGCGGACCTCGACATCGACGTCGAGGGGTACCGGCTGCTGGTGAACCCGACGGGCCGGTTCGAGATCGGCGGCCCGATGGGTGACGCGGGGCTGACGGGCCGGAAGATCATCGTGGACACCTATGGCGGGATGGCCCGTCATGGTGGTGGGGCGTTCTCGGGCAAGGACCCGTCCAAGGTGGACCGTTCGGCGGCCTACGCGATGCGGTGGGTGGCCAAGAACGTGGTGGCGGCGGGTCTGGCGGATCGGGTGGAGGTGCAGGTGGCCTACGCGATCGGCAAGGCGCAGCCGGTGGGGGTGTTCGTGGAGACGTTCGGCACCGAGAAGGTGGAGGTGCCGCGGATCCAGGAGGCGATCTCGCGGGTGTTCGACCTGCGTCCGGCGGCGATCATCCGTGATCTGGACCTGCTGCGGCCGATCTACTCTCAGACCGCCGCCTACGGCCACTTCGGCCGCGACGACTTCCCCTGGGAGTCCACCGACCGCGCCGACGCGCTCCGCCGGGCCGTCTAG